The following proteins come from a genomic window of Edaphobacter sp. 4G125:
- a CDS encoding Y-family DNA polymerase — translation MSFAPHPDRFTHLHIDLNSFFASVEQQLHPEYRGKPVAVVPTMTDTTCCIAASYEAKALGVKTGTQVGEAKKMCPGIILIEGSHTEYAKYSQAINDAVELACHVSHNPSIDEMCCELMGREQEPPRARKIALEIKQSIYKNVGEALRCSIGMAPNRYLAKIASDMQKPDGLIGLLPSQLPKAIAHLDLRDLPGVGARTEARLHAKGIRTMEQLLALDLNGMHKLWNSVWGDRIYHWLRGGNTGDDGAPVSSDVQKSLGHSHVMAPEFRSDEGAWAVANKLLHKAAMRLRMEKFYAGSMSFVIRYQLTREQAEQLRSKRHNSGIRHSGWGMEARFRESQDTLTLLEAMRGIWAQRPTGQEFQRPFFVGITLHNLVPENRHQEELFGDPNNRTQLSATMDKLNLKYGHTTLHFGSMLPARESAPTRIAFTQIPVQYGVDYM, via the coding sequence ATGTCCTTCGCGCCCCATCCCGATCGCTTTACCCATCTGCACATCGACTTGAACTCCTTCTTCGCTTCGGTCGAACAGCAGTTGCATCCGGAATATCGCGGTAAGCCCGTCGCTGTTGTTCCTACGATGACCGACACCACCTGCTGTATCGCCGCCAGCTACGAGGCGAAGGCCCTCGGAGTGAAGACAGGTACGCAGGTGGGCGAGGCGAAGAAGATGTGTCCCGGCATCATCCTTATTGAGGGCAGCCACACCGAGTATGCAAAGTACTCACAGGCAATCAACGACGCGGTCGAGCTCGCCTGCCATGTTTCACATAATCCCTCCATCGATGAGATGTGTTGCGAACTCATGGGCCGTGAGCAGGAGCCTCCTCGCGCGCGCAAGATCGCGCTCGAGATCAAGCAATCGATCTACAAAAATGTCGGCGAGGCGTTGCGCTGCTCTATCGGTATGGCTCCGAATCGCTACCTCGCAAAGATCGCCAGCGACATGCAGAAGCCCGATGGCCTCATCGGGCTTCTGCCATCGCAATTGCCAAAGGCAATTGCTCATCTGGATCTGCGCGATCTTCCCGGCGTAGGTGCTCGTACTGAGGCACGGCTCCATGCCAAGGGTATCCGCACGATGGAGCAGTTGCTCGCGCTCGATCTGAATGGCATGCACAAGCTATGGAACAGCGTATGGGGTGACCGCATCTACCATTGGTTGCGGGGAGGCAACACTGGTGACGATGGCGCTCCCGTCTCCAGCGACGTACAGAAATCGCTTGGCCACTCGCATGTGATGGCTCCCGAGTTCCGCAGCGATGAAGGAGCATGGGCCGTCGCCAACAAGCTGCTCCACAAGGCTGCGATGCGGCTGCGCATGGAGAAGTTCTATGCAGGCTCCATGTCGTTCGTCATCCGCTACCAGCTGACGCGCGAACAGGCCGAGCAGCTCCGCTCGAAGCGCCACAACAGCGGAATCCGACACTCCGGCTGGGGGATGGAGGCGCGCTTCCGCGAATCTCAGGACACCCTCACGTTGCTCGAGGCGATGCGTGGCATCTGGGCACAGCGTCCTACAGGGCAGGAGTTTCAGCGGCCCTTTTTTGTTGGCATTACTCTGCACAATCTTGTACCCGAGAACAGGCATCAGGAAGAGCTCTTCGGCGATCCCAACAATCGCACACAACTCTCGGCCACAATGGACAAGCTCAACCTGAAATACGGACACACTACGCTGCACTTCGGCAGTATGTTGCCGGCACGCGAATCCGCGCCGACGCGCATCGCGTTTACGCAGATTCCAGTGCAGTATGGCGTGGACTATATGTAA
- a CDS encoding cupin domain-containing protein produces the protein MSAQIISTANADHYTWGNRCDGWFLVRTPELNIIEERMPPGTSETRHHHVRARQFFFVLEGELTMEIEQHRLTVHAGQGIEVAPGQQHQAINRGPTPLRIVVTSQPPSHGDRIEETP, from the coding sequence ATGTCTGCCCAAATCATTTCAACTGCCAACGCGGATCACTACACTTGGGGAAACCGCTGCGACGGCTGGTTTCTGGTTCGCACGCCCGAGCTGAATATCATCGAAGAGCGGATGCCTCCCGGAACCAGCGAGACGCGGCATCATCATGTGCGTGCGCGACAGTTCTTCTTCGTGCTCGAAGGTGAGTTGACCATGGAGATCGAGCAGCACAGGTTAACGGTGCACGCAGGCCAGGGAATCGAAGTCGCTCCCGGTCAACAGCACCAAGCCATCAACCGCGGTCCAACGCCGCTGCGGATTGTGGTGACAAGCCAGCCTCCAAGTCATGGCGACCGCATCGAAGAGACACCATAG
- a CDS encoding rhomboid family intramembrane serine protease: MRRTGNISFAMPSFGGAVRSLILLNVGAFFALAILSWISSDLSRFLGTYLPLEPLSVVHGQIWQLFTYSLVNPGILSFAFAMLTLWFTGALLEGSYGRRWFTELYWTSVAGGALIATALSFTHLFGLRPDVIAVGAWAGIFGLLVAIAMLFGDQEFLLWFVLRIKAKYMVAIYILIAVAVLLKEKDNFGALVQLAGALSGFLFVRFAPRRGLAFGLTERFYGIRNTYYRYKRRRAARKFEVYMRKQNREVHFDKDGRYIDPDELRRDPNDKRWMN; the protein is encoded by the coding sequence ATGCGCCGTACAGGAAACATCTCGTTTGCCATGCCGTCCTTTGGAGGGGCCGTTCGCAGCCTCATCCTGCTCAATGTCGGTGCGTTCTTCGCCCTCGCCATTTTGTCGTGGATTTCTTCGGACCTCAGCCGCTTTCTTGGGACATATCTCCCGCTGGAGCCGCTGTCCGTCGTTCATGGACAGATCTGGCAGCTTTTTACTTACTCCCTGGTTAACCCTGGGATTCTTTCGTTCGCCTTCGCCATGCTGACGCTGTGGTTTACCGGCGCGCTGCTTGAAGGAAGTTACGGTAGACGGTGGTTTACAGAGTTGTACTGGACCTCGGTCGCCGGCGGCGCCCTCATCGCAACCGCGCTCTCGTTTACACACCTCTTCGGTCTTCGCCCGGACGTGATTGCCGTAGGAGCATGGGCCGGCATCTTCGGACTGCTCGTCGCGATCGCCATGCTCTTCGGCGATCAGGAGTTTCTTCTGTGGTTCGTGCTTCGCATCAAGGCGAAGTACATGGTTGCAATCTATATCTTGATCGCGGTCGCTGTTCTTTTGAAGGAAAAAGACAACTTCGGAGCATTAGTACAACTCGCCGGGGCTCTTTCAGGCTTTTTGTTTGTTCGCTTTGCACCGCGCCGTGGCCTTGCCTTTGGACTGACGGAACGCTTCTACGGGATACGCAACACCTATTACCGATACAAGCGCCGCCGCGCCGCGCGCAAGTTCGAGGTCTATATGCGCAAGCAGAATCGCGAAGTCCACTTCGACAAAGACGGACGCTACATCGACCCCGATGAGCTGCGGCGCGACCCAAATGACAAGCGCTGGATGAATTAA
- the mgrA gene encoding L-glyceraldehyde 3-phosphate reductase — protein MSYVANEKRYEDAQFRRCGRSGIVLPLISLGLWQNFGGVDVFETGRAMVLRAFDRGVTHFDLANNYGPPYGSAEETFGRIFEKDLRPYRNELIVSTKAGWDMWPGPYGIGGSRKYLLASLDDSLRRMGLEYVDIFYSHRPDPDTPLEETMGALVQAVRQGKALYVGISQYPPDRTREAAAILRSEGVPLFIHQPSYSLFNRWIEEQLLDTLDEIGAGCIAFSPLAQGLLTNKYLDGIPQDSRAVRGISLRKEILSEDNLQRVRALNEIAQGRGQTLAQMALAWVLRDARVTSALIGARNLEQLENSLDAVKNLSFTEAELAEIEKHAAVGAVDLRKRTS, from the coding sequence ATGAGTTATGTAGCGAATGAGAAGCGATATGAAGATGCACAGTTTCGTCGTTGTGGGCGGTCCGGTATCGTTCTTCCGCTGATCTCTCTCGGTCTGTGGCAGAACTTTGGAGGCGTCGATGTCTTTGAGACGGGCCGCGCTATGGTCCTTCGCGCTTTCGATCGTGGAGTTACGCACTTTGATCTTGCCAATAACTATGGCCCTCCTTACGGTTCGGCTGAGGAGACCTTCGGACGGATTTTTGAGAAGGACCTTCGCCCTTATCGTAATGAGCTGATTGTTTCTACCAAGGCTGGCTGGGACATGTGGCCGGGACCATACGGGATTGGTGGTTCGCGCAAGTATCTTCTTGCTTCGCTGGATGACAGTCTGCGACGCATGGGGCTGGAGTATGTCGATATCTTTTATTCGCATCGTCCCGATCCGGACACTCCGCTGGAAGAGACGATGGGAGCGCTGGTCCAGGCCGTACGCCAGGGTAAGGCGCTTTATGTGGGGATTTCGCAGTACCCACCGGACCGTACACGAGAGGCGGCGGCAATCCTGCGCAGTGAAGGTGTCCCGTTGTTTATTCATCAGCCGTCGTATTCCCTGTTCAACCGATGGATCGAAGAGCAGCTGCTTGACACCCTGGACGAGATCGGCGCAGGCTGTATTGCCTTCTCGCCGCTGGCGCAAGGGCTTCTGACGAACAAGTATCTCGACGGTATTCCGCAGGACTCTCGCGCAGTTCGAGGAATTTCGCTCAGGAAAGAGATTCTCAGCGAAGACAACCTACAGCGTGTGCGGGCTCTTAACGAGATTGCTCAAGGCCGCGGACAGACACTGGCGCAGATGGCGCTTGCCTGGGTTCTGCGCGATGCGCGCGTTACGTCAGCGTTGATCGGAGCCCGTAACTTGGAACAGCTTGAGAACTCGCTGGATGCAGTGAAGAATCTCTCCTTTACCGAAGCAGAGCTGGCTGAGATTGAAAAACACGCCGCAGTGGGCGCAGTCGATCTTCGCAAGCGAACGTCGTAG
- a CDS encoding M28 family metallopeptidase has product MNVTSCLRPIYLAGLLLAPLAPAQQPVSPAPVDPAIETALRQVSPEHVQATIEKLVSFNNRNTLSSMEANLKSGTGINAAADWIESEFTRISADCGNCLDVRRDEFIEQPQPGPRSRILKPTKLTNVYAILHGSDPAQANRMVLVTGHYDSRNTDVMDTHNPAPGANDDASGVAVSLECARVLSKLKPPSSIVFVAVAGEEQGLNGSHHLAKLAKSQSWQLEAALNNDIVGGDTTPGDTQQNKNVVRVFSEGIPSAATPEQATALINLGAENDSPSREVARSIAEIASTYFPLTMQRAQAGNPPRIARSNLVRAVENFHPVLIFRRDRYLRGGDHSSFNAEGFPAVRFTEWRENFNHQHQNLRTENGIQYGDLLQYVDYNYVANVARLNAATLATLAFAPGIPREVHVETNNLDNNTVLTWSAPAGAPQGTAYEIVWRPTDQPLWTMVQNVGTATRIELPISKDNVIFGVRAMDAAGHRSPAVMPNPSRPTRNFTQPAQSPKS; this is encoded by the coding sequence GTGAACGTAACCTCCTGCTTGCGCCCGATTTACCTTGCCGGGCTTCTTCTTGCGCCTCTCGCTCCAGCGCAACAACCTGTGTCCCCTGCGCCGGTTGATCCTGCCATCGAAACCGCCCTTCGTCAGGTTTCCCCTGAACATGTTCAGGCCACAATCGAGAAGCTGGTGAGCTTCAACAATCGCAATACGCTCTCCAGCATGGAGGCTAACCTGAAGTCCGGCACCGGAATCAATGCTGCCGCGGACTGGATTGAGTCTGAGTTCACGCGCATCTCCGCGGATTGTGGCAATTGTCTCGATGTACGAAGAGATGAATTTATCGAGCAGCCACAACCCGGACCCCGCTCACGCATCCTGAAACCGACAAAGCTGACGAATGTATACGCCATCCTGCACGGCTCGGACCCTGCACAAGCAAACCGCATGGTTCTGGTCACGGGTCATTACGACTCGCGCAATACCGATGTGATGGACACACATAACCCCGCTCCGGGAGCCAATGATGATGCCAGCGGCGTTGCTGTCTCGCTCGAATGCGCTCGAGTGCTCTCAAAGCTGAAACCACCCTCTAGCATCGTGTTCGTTGCGGTTGCCGGCGAAGAGCAGGGACTGAATGGAAGTCATCATCTTGCAAAGCTGGCGAAATCGCAGAGCTGGCAGCTTGAGGCCGCGCTGAACAACGACATCGTCGGAGGCGACACTACGCCCGGCGATACCCAACAAAATAAGAATGTCGTCCGCGTCTTCTCTGAAGGCATCCCCTCGGCAGCCACGCCAGAACAGGCCACTGCACTGATCAACCTGGGTGCCGAAAACGACTCTCCCTCACGCGAGGTGGCACGCTCCATCGCCGAGATCGCCTCCACGTACTTCCCTCTAACGATGCAGCGCGCACAAGCCGGCAATCCGCCGCGCATCGCGAGAAGTAATTTGGTCCGGGCTGTCGAAAACTTTCACCCTGTGCTCATCTTCCGTCGTGATCGTTATCTTCGCGGAGGCGATCATTCAAGCTTCAACGCCGAAGGATTCCCTGCTGTTCGTTTTACCGAGTGGCGCGAAAACTTCAACCATCAGCACCAGAACCTGCGCACAGAGAACGGCATCCAGTATGGCGATCTTCTACAGTATGTCGATTACAACTATGTTGCCAACGTCGCGCGTCTCAATGCCGCAACTCTCGCCACACTCGCGTTCGCTCCCGGTATACCGCGGGAGGTTCACGTGGAAACCAACAATCTGGACAACAACACCGTTTTGACTTGGAGCGCTCCCGCTGGAGCCCCACAGGGAACAGCCTACGAGATTGTCTGGCGCCCCACAGACCAGCCGCTGTGGACGATGGTCCAAAACGTCGGAACAGCAACCAGAATCGAACTGCCGATCTCGAAAGACAATGTCATCTTCGGGGTTCGTGCAATGGATGCCGCTGGACATCGCAGTCCGGCCGTTATGCCAAACCCCTCCCGGCCCACGCGCAATTTTACGCAACCTGCTCAAAGCCCTAAGTCCTAA
- a CDS encoding acyl-CoA carboxylase subunit beta, translating to MAATEHPPTSKKPAAHQIRLTELAARHAIAEEGGGPERRARETAAGKLSARERIDLLLDEGSFEETDKFVTHRASDFGMDEQRVPGDGFVTGHGRIDGRVVFVFAQDFTVFGGSLSEANAAKIVKIMDLAMKVGAPVIGLNDSGGARIQEGVLSLAGYTDIFLRNTLASGVVPQISAILGPCAGGAVYSPAITDFTLMTERTSYMFVTGPDVIKTVLHEDVTKDALGGAATHNEISGVAHFMAHDDRECLAMIRELVSFIPSNNLDDPPRRPTSDDPARADAALDTIIPDESNQPYDMVDVITRIVDDGYLFQVHEHFARNLVVGFARMNGRPVGIVANQPAVLAGVLDIDASVKGARFVRFCDAFNIPLITFEDVPGFMPGTRQEHGGIIRHGAKLLYAFAEATVPKLTVITRKAYGGAYCVMSSKHLRTDVNLAWPTAEIAVMGPEGAVNIVYKRELDEVLRRSQAVMPQGVSLSEEQKLEILAEARTVKVEEFRERFANPYVAAERGYVDAVIRPSETRRRLNTALDMLATKREKNPPKKHGNIPL from the coding sequence ATGGCGGCAACGGAACATCCCCCAACTTCTAAGAAGCCCGCAGCACACCAGATTCGCCTGACCGAGCTGGCTGCTCGTCATGCCATCGCCGAAGAAGGTGGTGGGCCGGAGCGACGCGCACGTGAGACAGCTGCAGGAAAGCTTTCCGCGCGCGAACGCATCGACCTGCTGCTCGACGAGGGCAGCTTCGAGGAAACAGATAAATTCGTCACGCATCGCGCATCAGATTTCGGCATGGACGAGCAGCGTGTCCCCGGCGATGGCTTCGTCACCGGTCATGGGCGCATCGATGGGCGCGTTGTCTTCGTCTTCGCGCAGGACTTCACCGTCTTCGGCGGATCACTCTCCGAGGCGAATGCAGCAAAGATCGTGAAGATCATGGACCTCGCCATGAAAGTCGGCGCTCCCGTCATCGGGCTCAACGATTCGGGAGGCGCGCGGATTCAGGAAGGCGTGCTTTCGCTCGCCGGTTATACCGATATCTTTCTGCGCAACACTCTGGCCAGTGGAGTCGTGCCACAGATCTCGGCGATCCTTGGGCCATGCGCAGGCGGAGCGGTTTACTCCCCAGCGATTACCGACTTCACCCTGATGACAGAGCGCACCAGCTACATGTTCGTCACCGGCCCGGACGTCATTAAAACCGTGCTGCACGAAGACGTCACGAAAGATGCGCTGGGCGGTGCGGCGACACATAACGAAATCTCAGGCGTGGCTCATTTCATGGCGCACGACGATCGCGAGTGCCTCGCAATGATTCGTGAGCTGGTTAGTTTCATCCCTTCGAACAACCTCGACGATCCGCCGCGTCGACCAACCAGTGATGATCCTGCGCGTGCCGATGCCGCGCTCGATACGATCATTCCTGACGAGTCGAACCAACCTTACGACATGGTCGATGTGATTACTCGCATCGTCGATGACGGCTATCTCTTCCAGGTACACGAGCACTTCGCGCGCAACCTCGTCGTTGGATTCGCCCGCATGAACGGTCGTCCTGTAGGCATTGTGGCAAATCAGCCAGCGGTGCTCGCCGGTGTGCTCGATATCGATGCGTCTGTAAAAGGTGCACGATTCGTGCGGTTCTGCGATGCCTTCAATATCCCGCTCATCACGTTTGAGGATGTTCCGGGCTTCATGCCGGGAACACGGCAGGAACATGGCGGCATCATTCGTCACGGAGCCAAGCTGCTCTATGCCTTTGCCGAAGCCACCGTTCCCAAGCTGACGGTCATCACTCGCAAAGCCTATGGCGGAGCCTACTGCGTGATGAGCTCCAAGCATCTGCGCACCGATGTAAACCTGGCATGGCCCACGGCAGAGATCGCCGTAATGGGCCCGGAGGGCGCGGTCAACATCGTTTACAAACGCGAGCTCGATGAAGTGCTGCGTCGCTCGCAGGCTGTGATGCCACAGGGAGTATCGCTCAGCGAAGAGCAGAAGCTGGAGATTCTAGCTGAAGCACGCACCGTGAAAGTCGAAGAGTTCCGCGAACGTTTCGCCAATCCATATGTGGCTGCGGAGCGTGGCTATGTCGATGCGGTAATCCGTCCCAGCGAAACGCGCCGACGCCTGAACACAGCGCTCGATATGCTGGCGACCAAGCGCGAAAAAAATCCGCCAAAGAAACACGGCAATATTCCGCTGTAG
- a CDS encoding carboxypeptidase-like regulatory domain-containing protein, whose amino-acid sequence MESPYTGRMKDFLSLRSRLGKAALVMSSLGVVAAVPVISGSQAIAQQRGPVQRVVEGKVTDHDNAPIKGAVVYLKDGRTLSVKSFIADDQGEYRFGQLTQNTDYEIWAESNGKKSAVKSISSFDSKNHFYIDLKLGK is encoded by the coding sequence ATGGAATCCCCGTATACTGGGCGTATGAAGGATTTCCTGTCGCTTCGTTCCCGTCTTGGTAAAGCTGCTCTGGTCATGTCTTCTCTTGGAGTTGTGGCTGCTGTCCCTGTGATTTCAGGGTCGCAGGCTATCGCGCAGCAACGTGGGCCCGTACAGCGTGTCGTCGAAGGCAAAGTTACCGATCACGACAATGCTCCGATCAAGGGGGCTGTGGTTTACCTGAAGGATGGGCGGACGCTCTCTGTGAAGAGCTTTATCGCCGACGATCAGGGAGAGTACCGTTTTGGCCAACTGACGCAGAACACCGATTATGAGATCTGGGCCGAATCCAACGGCAAGAAGAGCGCTGTGAAGTCCATCAGCTCCTTCGACAGTAAAAACCACTTCTACATCGATCTGAAGCTAGGCAAGTAG
- the gluQRS gene encoding tRNA glutamyl-Q(34) synthetase GluQRS encodes MSVERYIGRLAPSPTGLLHLGHAATFWTAYQRALQHNGTLLLRNEDLDPQRSRQEYVDAMIEDLAWLGIEWTLPMIVQSERIALYRAAFERLLASGHAYACTCSRRDLAQMTQAPHEETQADQPGNVDDEPVYNRKCRPATNSPAQSLQENTNYRFRVPDGEAITFIDRNLGSQSFIAGQDFGDFLIWRKDSLPSYQLSCVVDDAEMQITEVVRGADLLKSTARQILLQRALGLQTPAYFHAPLLRDEQGIRLAKRHHALAIRSLRQRGLSPAEVLKMIQV; translated from the coding sequence GTGAGTGTTGAACGTTACATCGGCCGCCTAGCACCATCCCCCACGGGCCTTCTCCATCTTGGCCATGCGGCTACTTTCTGGACAGCCTATCAGCGCGCACTTCAGCACAACGGTACACTTCTGCTTCGCAATGAAGATCTCGACCCACAACGATCCAGGCAAGAGTACGTCGATGCAATGATCGAAGATCTCGCATGGCTGGGCATAGAGTGGACACTTCCGATGATCGTGCAATCCGAGCGCATCGCGCTCTATCGTGCAGCCTTCGAACGTCTGCTCGCCTCGGGCCATGCTTATGCCTGCACCTGCTCGCGCAGAGATCTTGCACAGATGACGCAGGCACCGCATGAAGAAACGCAAGCAGATCAGCCTGGAAATGTAGATGATGAACCCGTGTACAACAGAAAGTGTCGGCCAGCGACAAACTCCCCTGCACAATCTCTTCAAGAGAACACCAACTACCGCTTTCGCGTTCCTGACGGCGAGGCAATCACCTTTATCGACCGCAACCTCGGTTCGCAGAGTTTTATCGCAGGCCAAGACTTTGGCGACTTTCTGATCTGGCGTAAAGATTCTCTGCCGAGCTATCAGCTGTCCTGTGTCGTCGACGATGCCGAGATGCAGATCACCGAGGTTGTACGCGGAGCCGACCTGCTCAAATCCACTGCGCGCCAGATTCTTCTGCAACGCGCACTCGGTCTGCAAACTCCGGCCTACTTCCACGCTCCGTTATTGCGTGACGAACAGGGTATTCGACTCGCAAAGCGTCACCATGCTCTCGCGATCCGTAGTCTGCGGCAGCGAGGGCTCTCTCCGGCGGAGGTCCTGAAGATGATTCAGGTGTGA